Proteins from a single region of Pithys albifrons albifrons isolate INPA30051 chromosome 12, PitAlb_v1, whole genome shotgun sequence:
- the CARMIL2 gene encoding capping protein, Arp2/3 and myosin-I linker protein 2 isoform X2: MAASPGGIPAELQEGITVFLGTKKVLLVLSVQLQVKSKYDDFILVLTPWRAYVLPVMLPVRVHSSFSFLEVREMTVQEPSVVTSDRRVVIETDAASYAFRFTSLDDLEQVVIHVTMSLKKVFPDSSLGTLLKNCPPNLYERIQQIVDSLEEMLQSSPRPCGGFSETYAALCDYNGFAFREEIQWDVDNIYHSQDCREFNLLDFSHLESRDVALSVAALSFNLWFTKLSCKDFRLNQEISEQLLYMLSKSVTLEELVLENSGLKVDFVQRMAQALSSHPNSVLHTINLSGNQLEDRGIAAFSRHVEKSSKVLQSLSLARTMLTAKGMNTLCKALTDNKAIGFSLQHLDLSGNPGALAGDDISNLQSLLCQCHSLSHLSLAGTDCPLEALFGALVHGCHNSLIHLDLSKNVYSHKRVKIISPDIKEFFSQACALRHVSLAGTKLPADVVRALLQGLADNSHISDLHLDLSSCELRSAGAQVIQDLIPDATSISSLDLSDNGFDPDMVTLVLSIGRSKSIRHVSLGKNFNIKSKEGLLDVLHRIVQLTQEEDCPLRSLSVAESRLKLGTNVLLSALGSNTSLVALDISGNAMGDTGAKMLAKALQINTKLRTVVWDRNNTTAHGLLEVAQALERNYTLKSMPLPMSDVVQAYRSNPERTEEAVHKLQSCLTRNQLRQTLPAQTFRLQQGILTTSSEQMVNEICLSVQKHVDILSTCMGREVEADILCAEEAIRNANLSVSILPLLYEAGNTPYQNGKLQHKLECLMEEASQICSREIQAIMQEVLDATHSLCPAVVQKSGIRDQLVNAMSERICLQDHLSLSAVLDQMVTDVFSKLNEIKLSITAAAADCIVDAVLGDLTIAQCKLAESLSKQGLDLLVLLPESAEDDATVLARGKNPLDLAADEYKMALRRKNKHFRSIRPTPTVRSVSELEPAAGRDASGLRAHRAPPSLSPAAPPARPASTKDAEPASGSLPATQPATTTGFLMDLPTAGEKLEHCTKARPRPNRRHKQPPSKPTVQPVACENSEDRSITRVDEGLEDFFAKRLITEALPPVAPETCPGSAPLAPSGSRTLKKKIGNFFAFKKPKSSRGSRCEKEPEGGPTAPRSRRLMLSDILRAPSKAGESGKPLSKSEEGGLAAEPQGEPEHCQTPDSARRIRPKYSREGKSQSLILLSGEDEDALRVRHDKKRHLEKSEGELSSSFEQRMQVMLHRIGVTKGPAAESKKQQSKDSEIKKAGSDGDIVDSSADSPPSLKVRTHSVSTDASFRSPATTMEPSAEPRPSWKALGRQLLAEPLGTDQPRHSFILSEPSGLPEPGSREGWSSSLPRLGRNMPVALPRRVSHGGEVGAGSPLPTLPTPPDAEDNRLMARLAAPRGTGRRAMSVHEEQLREPECTAELGMGTVPLRLRRSPVLRHRTKHESLSEMEGEPGPSSDAEAPVISPGATLQDGLCAGLEELQAGTGTDGERPQALAQTVGNAQDSAAVDQRCPVLGQEERALGQ; the protein is encoded by the exons ATGGCTGCATCCCCTGGAGGCATCCCTGCTGAGCTGCAAG AGGGCATCACTGTCTTCCTGGGGACAAAGAAGGTCCTCCTGGTGCTGAGTGTCCAGCTGCAGGTGAAATCCAAGTATGACGACTTCATCTTG GTGCTGACCCCCTGGCGAGCCTATGTGCTGCCGGTGATGCTGCCAGTGAGG GTTCACAGCAGTTTCAGCTTCCTGGAAGTGAGGGAGATGACAGTCCAAGAGCCCAGTGTG GTCACCAGTGACCGTAGG GTTGTCATAGAAACAGATGCAGCATCTTATGCCTTCCGGTTCACATCCTTGGATGATTTGGAGCAAGTTGTTATCCATGTCACCATGTCACTTAAGAAGGTCTTTCCAGATTCATCCCTTGG GACGCTGCTCAAGAACTGCCCCCCTAACCTGTATGAGAGGATCCAGCAGATTGTGGATTCACTGGAGGaaatgctgcagagcagccccaggcccTGTG GGGGGTTTTCAGAGACCTACGCTGCTTTGTGTGATTACAACGGCTTTGCCTTCCGTGAGGAGATCCAGTGG GATGTGGACAACATTTACCATAGCCAGGACTGTCGGGAGTTCAACCTGCTGGACTTCAGCCACCTGGAGAGTCG ggatgtggcgctgagtgtCGCTGCCTTATCTTTCAACCTGTGGTTCACCAAGCTCTCCTGCAAAGACTTCAGGCTG AATCAGGAGATTTCAGAGCAGTTGCTCTACATGCTCAGCAAGTCAGTGACATTGGAGGAGCTCGTGCTGGAAAACAGCGGGTTGAAAGT TGACTTTGTGCAGAGGATggcccaggcactcagcagccATCCCAATTCTGTCTTGCACACCATCAATCTCTCTGGCAACCAGCTGGAAGACAGAG GGATTGCTGCCTTCAGCCGGCACGTGGAGAAGAGTTCCAAGGTTCTGCAGAGCCTCAGCTTGGCCAGGACAATGCTCACAGCCAAAG GGATGAACACATTATGCAAGGCCCTCACAGATAACAAAGCCATTGGATTCTCCCTTCAGCACTTGGACCTCTCCGGAAACCCTGGTGCCCTGGCTGGGGATGACATCAGC AATCTGCAGAGCCTCCTCTGCCAGTGCCACTCTCTCTCCCATCTCAGCCTGGCTGGTACAGACTGCCCTTTGGAAGCT CTTTTTGGAGCCCTGGTCCATGGATGCCACAACAGCCTCATCCACCTGGATCTCTCCAAAAACGTGTACTCCCACAA GAGGGTGAAGATCATCTCCCCTGACATCAAGGAGTTTTTCAGCCAGGCCTGTGCCCTCAGGCACGTCTCCCTGGCAGGCACCAAGCTACCTGCAGATGTTGTAAG GGCATTGCTGCAAGGGCTGGCAGACAACAGTCACATCAGTGACCTGCACCTGGATCTTAGCAGCTGTGAG CTGAGATCAGCGGGGGCCCAAGTCATCCAGGATCTCATCCCTGATGCTACCTCCATCAGCAGTCTGGACTTGTCAGACAATG GCTTTGACCCTGACATGGTGACCCTGGTGCTCTCCATTGGCAGAAGCAAGTCCATTAGGCACGTCTCTCTGGGGAAGAATTTCAACATCAAATCCAA GGAAGGACTGCTGGATGTCCTGCACCGCATCGTCCAGCTCACCCAGGAGGAGGACTGC CCTCTCCGGTCACTATCCGTGGCTGAATCGCGCCTGAAACTGGGAACCAATGTCTtgctgagtgccctgggcagtaACACCAGCCTCGTCGCTCTGGATATCAGTGGCAACGCCATGGGGGACACAGGGGCCAAGATGCTTGCCAAGGCCCTGCAGATCAACACCAAGCTCAG GACTGTGGTTTGGGACAGGAACAACACAACTGCCCACGGGCTCCTGGAGGTTGCTCAGGCTTTGGAGAG GAATTACACCCTTAAGTCGATGCCGTTGCCGATGAGCGACGTGGTGCAGGCGTATCGCAGCAACCCTGAGAGAACGGAGGAGGCTGTGCACAAG ctccagtcCTGCCTGACAAGGAACCAGCTGCGGCAGACACTGCCGGCCCAGACCTTCCGGCTGCAGCAGGGCATCCTCACCACCTCTTCTGAACAG ATGGTGAATGAGATCTGCCTGAGTGTGCAGAAGCATGTCGACATCCTCAGCACCTgcatgggcagggaggtggaggCAGACATCCTCTGTGCGGAGGAGGCCATCAGGAATGCCAACCTCTCCGTCAGT ATCCTACCCCTCCTGTATGAAGCAGGAAACACCCCATACCAGAATGGCAAGCTGCAGCACAAGCTGGAGTGTCTCATGGAGGAAGCATCACAGATCTGCAGCCGGGAAATCCAG GCAATCATGCAGGAGGTGCTGGATGCGAcacacagcctgtgcccagctgtggtGCAGAAGAGTGGGATCAGGGATCAGCTGGTCAATGCCATGTCAGAGCGGATCTGCCTCCAGGACCACCTCAGCCTTAGTGCCGTCCTGGACCAGATGGTCACAGATGTCTTCAGCAAGCTGAA tgaAATCAAGCTGTCCATCACAGCCGCTGCAGCTGACTGCATTGtggatgctgtgctgggagacTTGACCATCGCCCAGTGCAAACTG GCAGAGAGCCTCTCCAAGCAGGGGCTCGACCTCCTGGTGCTACTGCCGGAGTCGGCTGAGGACGATGCCACCGTGCTGGCGAGGGGCAAGAATCCTCTGGACCTCGCCGCAGACGAG TACAAGATGGCCCTGCGGAGGAAAAACAAGCATTTCAGGAGCATTCGGCCCACGCCAACTGTGAGAA GTGTCTCGGAGCTGGAGCCGGCGGCGGGTCGAGACGCCAGCGGGCTCCGAGCTCACCGGGCGCCGCCGTCACTcagccccgccgcgccgccggcACGCCCTGCCTCCACAAAGGATGCTGAGCCTGCGAGCGGCTCGCTCCCCGCCACGCAGCCTGCCACCACCACCGGATTCCTTATGGACCTGCCGACCGCCGGCGAGAAGCTGGAGCATTGCACCAAAGCCAGGCCCCGGCCCAACCGCCGGCACAAGCAGCCGCCCAGCAAGCCCACT GTGCAGCCCGTGGCCTGCGAGAACAGTGAGGACAGGAGCATCACCCGTGTGGACGAGGGGCTGGAGGACTTCTTTGCCAAGAGGCTCATCACAGAAGCACTGCC ccctgtggctcCAGAAACCTGCCCGGGATCAGCCCCTCTGGCTCCCTCCGGCTCCCGCACCCTCAAGAAGAAAATTGGGAATTTTTTTGCCTTCAAGAAACCGAAGTCCAGCCGGGGCTCAAGGTGTGAGAAGGAGCCTGAGGGTGGTCCCACTGCCCCCAGGAGCAGACGCTTAATGCTCAGTGACATTTTACGAGCCCCCAGCAAGGCAGGCGAATCGGGGAAGCCACTGAGTAAATCAGAGGAGGGGGGACTTGCTGCCGAGCCCCAGGGAGAGCCTGAGCACTGCCAGACCCCCGACTCTGCCCGAAGGATCCGGCCCAAGTACTCTCGGGAGGGCAAATCCCAATCACTCATCTTGCTATCTGGGGAGGACGAGGATGCGCTGAGGGTCAGGCATGACAAG AAGAGGCACCTGGAGAAGAGCGAGGGGGAGCTGTCCAGCTCCTTTGAGCAGCGCATGCAGGTCATGCTCCACCGCATTGGCGTCACCAAGGGCCCAGCTGCTGAGagcaagaagcagcag AGCAAAGACAGCGAGATCAAGAAAGCTGGCTCAGACG GGGACATCGTGGACAGCTCTGCGgactcccctccctccctgaaGGTCCGCACACACTCTGTGTCCACAG ACGCATCCTTCCGCAGCCCAGCCACCACAATGGAACCCAGCGCTGAGCCCCGACCATCCTGGAaagccctgggaaggcagctgCTTGCTGAGCCACTGGGCACCGACCAGCCCCGGCACTCCTTCATCCTGTCCGAGCCCAGCGGGCTGCCAGAGCCCGGGAGCcgggagggctggagcagcagcctgcCACGGCTGGGCAGGAACATGCCGGTGGCGCTGCCACGGAGGGTCAGCCATGGTGGGGAGGTGGGTGCTGGCAgtcccctgcccaccctgcccacacCACCCGACGCTGAAG ACAACCGGCTGATGGCACGGCTGGCAGCACCACGGGGGACCGGCCGCCGAGCTATGTCTGtccatgaggagcagctcagggaacCCGagtgcacagcagagctgggaa TGGGCACTGTTCCCCTGCGCCTGCGGCGGTCGCCTGTGCTGAGGCACAGGACCAAGCACGAGTCCCTCTCAGAGATGGAGGGTGAGCCTGGCCCGTCCTCGGATGCTGAAG CACCCGTGATCTCTCCAGGTGCCACGCTGCAGGACGGGCTCTGTGCCGGACTAGAGGAGCTgcaggctggcacaggcactGATGGCGAGCGACCGCAAGCCCTGGCACAAACTGTTGGGAATGCACAAGACTCAGCTGCCGTAGACCAAAGATGCCCAGTGCTGGGCCAGGAGGAACGGGCCCTGGGACAGTGA
- the CARMIL2 gene encoding capping protein, Arp2/3 and myosin-I linker protein 2 isoform X4, giving the protein MAASPGGIPAELQEGITVFLGTKKVLLVLSVQLQVKSKYDDFILVLTPWRAYVLPVMLPVRVHSSFSFLEVREMTVQEPSVVVIETDAASYAFRFTSLDDLEQVVIHVTMSLKKVFPDSSLGTLLKNCPPNLYERIQQIVDSLEEMLQSSPRPCGGFSETYAALCDYNGFAFREEIQWDVDNIYHSQDCREFNLLDFSHLESRDVALSVAALSFNLWFTKLSCKDFRLNQEISEQLLYMLSKSVTLEELVLENSGLKVDFVQRMAQALSSHPNSVLHTINLSGNQLEDRGIAAFSRHVEKSSKVLQSLSLARTMLTAKGMNTLCKALTDNKAIGFSLQHLDLSGNPGALAGDDISNLQSLLCQCHSLSHLSLAGTDCPLEALFGALVHGCHNSLIHLDLSKNVYSHKRVKIISPDIKEFFSQACALRHVSLAGTKLPADVVRALLQGLADNSHISDLHLDLSSCELRSAGAQVIQDLIPDATSISSLDLSDNGFDPDMVTLVLSIGRSKSIRHVSLGKNFNIKSKEGLLDVLHRIVQLTQEEDCPLRSLSVAESRLKLGTNVLLSALGSNTSLVALDISGNAMGDTGAKMLAKALQINTKLRTVVWDRNNTTAHGLLEVAQALERNYTLKSMPLPMSDVVQAYRSNPERTEEAVHKLQSCLTRNQLRQTLPAQTFRLQQGILTTSSEQMVNEICLSVQKHVDILSTCMGREVEADILCAEEAIRNANLSVSILPLLYEAGNTPYQNGKLQHKLECLMEEASQICSREIQAIMQEVLDATHSLCPAVVQKSGIRDQLVNAMSERICLQDHLSLSAVLDQMVTDVFSKLNEIKLSITAAAADCIVDAVLGDLTIAQCKLAESLSKQGLDLLVLLPESAEDDATVLARGKNPLDLAADEYKMALRRKNKHFRSIRPTPTVRSVSELEPAAGRDASGLRAHRAPPSLSPAAPPARPASTKDAEPASGSLPATQPATTTGFLMDLPTAGEKLEHCTKARPRPNRRHKQPPSKPTVQPVACENSEDRSITRVDEGLEDFFAKRLITEALPPVAPETCPGSAPLAPSGSRTLKKKIGNFFAFKKPKSSRGSRCEKEPEGGPTAPRSRRLMLSDILRAPSKAGESGKPLSKSEEGGLAAEPQGEPEHCQTPDSARRIRPKYSREGKSQSLILLSGEDEDALRVRHDKKRHLEKSEGELSSSFEQRMQVMLHRIGVTKGPAAESKKQQSKDSEIKKAGSDGDIVDSSADSPPSLKVRTHSVSTDASFRSPATTMEPSAEPRPSWKALGRQLLAEPLGTDQPRHSFILSEPSGLPEPGSREGWSSSLPRLGRNMPVALPRRVSHGGEVGAGSPLPTLPTPPDAEDNRLMARLAAPRGTGRRAMSVHEEQLREPECTAELGMGTVPLRLRRSPVLRHRTKHESLSEMEGEPGPSSDAEGATLQDGLCAGLEELQAGTGTDGERPQALAQTVGNAQDSAAVDQRCPVLGQEERALGQ; this is encoded by the exons ATGGCTGCATCCCCTGGAGGCATCCCTGCTGAGCTGCAAG AGGGCATCACTGTCTTCCTGGGGACAAAGAAGGTCCTCCTGGTGCTGAGTGTCCAGCTGCAGGTGAAATCCAAGTATGACGACTTCATCTTG GTGCTGACCCCCTGGCGAGCCTATGTGCTGCCGGTGATGCTGCCAGTGAGG GTTCACAGCAGTTTCAGCTTCCTGGAAGTGAGGGAGATGACAGTCCAAGAGCCCAGTGTG GTTGTCATAGAAACAGATGCAGCATCTTATGCCTTCCGGTTCACATCCTTGGATGATTTGGAGCAAGTTGTTATCCATGTCACCATGTCACTTAAGAAGGTCTTTCCAGATTCATCCCTTGG GACGCTGCTCAAGAACTGCCCCCCTAACCTGTATGAGAGGATCCAGCAGATTGTGGATTCACTGGAGGaaatgctgcagagcagccccaggcccTGTG GGGGGTTTTCAGAGACCTACGCTGCTTTGTGTGATTACAACGGCTTTGCCTTCCGTGAGGAGATCCAGTGG GATGTGGACAACATTTACCATAGCCAGGACTGTCGGGAGTTCAACCTGCTGGACTTCAGCCACCTGGAGAGTCG ggatgtggcgctgagtgtCGCTGCCTTATCTTTCAACCTGTGGTTCACCAAGCTCTCCTGCAAAGACTTCAGGCTG AATCAGGAGATTTCAGAGCAGTTGCTCTACATGCTCAGCAAGTCAGTGACATTGGAGGAGCTCGTGCTGGAAAACAGCGGGTTGAAAGT TGACTTTGTGCAGAGGATggcccaggcactcagcagccATCCCAATTCTGTCTTGCACACCATCAATCTCTCTGGCAACCAGCTGGAAGACAGAG GGATTGCTGCCTTCAGCCGGCACGTGGAGAAGAGTTCCAAGGTTCTGCAGAGCCTCAGCTTGGCCAGGACAATGCTCACAGCCAAAG GGATGAACACATTATGCAAGGCCCTCACAGATAACAAAGCCATTGGATTCTCCCTTCAGCACTTGGACCTCTCCGGAAACCCTGGTGCCCTGGCTGGGGATGACATCAGC AATCTGCAGAGCCTCCTCTGCCAGTGCCACTCTCTCTCCCATCTCAGCCTGGCTGGTACAGACTGCCCTTTGGAAGCT CTTTTTGGAGCCCTGGTCCATGGATGCCACAACAGCCTCATCCACCTGGATCTCTCCAAAAACGTGTACTCCCACAA GAGGGTGAAGATCATCTCCCCTGACATCAAGGAGTTTTTCAGCCAGGCCTGTGCCCTCAGGCACGTCTCCCTGGCAGGCACCAAGCTACCTGCAGATGTTGTAAG GGCATTGCTGCAAGGGCTGGCAGACAACAGTCACATCAGTGACCTGCACCTGGATCTTAGCAGCTGTGAG CTGAGATCAGCGGGGGCCCAAGTCATCCAGGATCTCATCCCTGATGCTACCTCCATCAGCAGTCTGGACTTGTCAGACAATG GCTTTGACCCTGACATGGTGACCCTGGTGCTCTCCATTGGCAGAAGCAAGTCCATTAGGCACGTCTCTCTGGGGAAGAATTTCAACATCAAATCCAA GGAAGGACTGCTGGATGTCCTGCACCGCATCGTCCAGCTCACCCAGGAGGAGGACTGC CCTCTCCGGTCACTATCCGTGGCTGAATCGCGCCTGAAACTGGGAACCAATGTCTtgctgagtgccctgggcagtaACACCAGCCTCGTCGCTCTGGATATCAGTGGCAACGCCATGGGGGACACAGGGGCCAAGATGCTTGCCAAGGCCCTGCAGATCAACACCAAGCTCAG GACTGTGGTTTGGGACAGGAACAACACAACTGCCCACGGGCTCCTGGAGGTTGCTCAGGCTTTGGAGAG GAATTACACCCTTAAGTCGATGCCGTTGCCGATGAGCGACGTGGTGCAGGCGTATCGCAGCAACCCTGAGAGAACGGAGGAGGCTGTGCACAAG ctccagtcCTGCCTGACAAGGAACCAGCTGCGGCAGACACTGCCGGCCCAGACCTTCCGGCTGCAGCAGGGCATCCTCACCACCTCTTCTGAACAG ATGGTGAATGAGATCTGCCTGAGTGTGCAGAAGCATGTCGACATCCTCAGCACCTgcatgggcagggaggtggaggCAGACATCCTCTGTGCGGAGGAGGCCATCAGGAATGCCAACCTCTCCGTCAGT ATCCTACCCCTCCTGTATGAAGCAGGAAACACCCCATACCAGAATGGCAAGCTGCAGCACAAGCTGGAGTGTCTCATGGAGGAAGCATCACAGATCTGCAGCCGGGAAATCCAG GCAATCATGCAGGAGGTGCTGGATGCGAcacacagcctgtgcccagctgtggtGCAGAAGAGTGGGATCAGGGATCAGCTGGTCAATGCCATGTCAGAGCGGATCTGCCTCCAGGACCACCTCAGCCTTAGTGCCGTCCTGGACCAGATGGTCACAGATGTCTTCAGCAAGCTGAA tgaAATCAAGCTGTCCATCACAGCCGCTGCAGCTGACTGCATTGtggatgctgtgctgggagacTTGACCATCGCCCAGTGCAAACTG GCAGAGAGCCTCTCCAAGCAGGGGCTCGACCTCCTGGTGCTACTGCCGGAGTCGGCTGAGGACGATGCCACCGTGCTGGCGAGGGGCAAGAATCCTCTGGACCTCGCCGCAGACGAG TACAAGATGGCCCTGCGGAGGAAAAACAAGCATTTCAGGAGCATTCGGCCCACGCCAACTGTGAGAA GTGTCTCGGAGCTGGAGCCGGCGGCGGGTCGAGACGCCAGCGGGCTCCGAGCTCACCGGGCGCCGCCGTCACTcagccccgccgcgccgccggcACGCCCTGCCTCCACAAAGGATGCTGAGCCTGCGAGCGGCTCGCTCCCCGCCACGCAGCCTGCCACCACCACCGGATTCCTTATGGACCTGCCGACCGCCGGCGAGAAGCTGGAGCATTGCACCAAAGCCAGGCCCCGGCCCAACCGCCGGCACAAGCAGCCGCCCAGCAAGCCCACT GTGCAGCCCGTGGCCTGCGAGAACAGTGAGGACAGGAGCATCACCCGTGTGGACGAGGGGCTGGAGGACTTCTTTGCCAAGAGGCTCATCACAGAAGCACTGCC ccctgtggctcCAGAAACCTGCCCGGGATCAGCCCCTCTGGCTCCCTCCGGCTCCCGCACCCTCAAGAAGAAAATTGGGAATTTTTTTGCCTTCAAGAAACCGAAGTCCAGCCGGGGCTCAAGGTGTGAGAAGGAGCCTGAGGGTGGTCCCACTGCCCCCAGGAGCAGACGCTTAATGCTCAGTGACATTTTACGAGCCCCCAGCAAGGCAGGCGAATCGGGGAAGCCACTGAGTAAATCAGAGGAGGGGGGACTTGCTGCCGAGCCCCAGGGAGAGCCTGAGCACTGCCAGACCCCCGACTCTGCCCGAAGGATCCGGCCCAAGTACTCTCGGGAGGGCAAATCCCAATCACTCATCTTGCTATCTGGGGAGGACGAGGATGCGCTGAGGGTCAGGCATGACAAG AAGAGGCACCTGGAGAAGAGCGAGGGGGAGCTGTCCAGCTCCTTTGAGCAGCGCATGCAGGTCATGCTCCACCGCATTGGCGTCACCAAGGGCCCAGCTGCTGAGagcaagaagcagcag AGCAAAGACAGCGAGATCAAGAAAGCTGGCTCAGACG GGGACATCGTGGACAGCTCTGCGgactcccctccctccctgaaGGTCCGCACACACTCTGTGTCCACAG ACGCATCCTTCCGCAGCCCAGCCACCACAATGGAACCCAGCGCTGAGCCCCGACCATCCTGGAaagccctgggaaggcagctgCTTGCTGAGCCACTGGGCACCGACCAGCCCCGGCACTCCTTCATCCTGTCCGAGCCCAGCGGGCTGCCAGAGCCCGGGAGCcgggagggctggagcagcagcctgcCACGGCTGGGCAGGAACATGCCGGTGGCGCTGCCACGGAGGGTCAGCCATGGTGGGGAGGTGGGTGCTGGCAgtcccctgcccaccctgcccacacCACCCGACGCTGAAG ACAACCGGCTGATGGCACGGCTGGCAGCACCACGGGGGACCGGCCGCCGAGCTATGTCTGtccatgaggagcagctcagggaacCCGagtgcacagcagagctgggaa TGGGCACTGTTCCCCTGCGCCTGCGGCGGTCGCCTGTGCTGAGGCACAGGACCAAGCACGAGTCCCTCTCAGAGATGGAGGGTGAGCCTGGCCCGTCCTCGGATGCTGAAG GTGCCACGCTGCAGGACGGGCTCTGTGCCGGACTAGAGGAGCTgcaggctggcacaggcactGATGGCGAGCGACCGCAAGCCCTGGCACAAACTGTTGGGAATGCACAAGACTCAGCTGCCGTAGACCAAAGATGCCCAGTGCTGGGCCAGGAGGAACGGGCCCTGGGACAGTGA